From Woronichinia naegeliana WA131, the proteins below share one genomic window:
- a CDS encoding ISKra4 family transposase gives MKTLVGEVEISQKQARKLKVSPKIVLSPGLEKCCLRASAKTSYQQAEEDIEELMGIKVGHSSLHRLVERTELPLAQAQSESAGVSIDGGKICLRGEEKEGGQWRDYKLVSLHGNVCEAFFQDPEGLKNWSNVQPLSPIVTFLGDGHPAIWNAVESFATQSWLIRREVLDWYHLKENLFKVGGSLKRLEAVEHLLWRGFVNKAIDAFDGVKSKRAKNFQAYLTKHYQRIPDYQYYQQLGIVIGSGDVESKIKQVGARVKLSGARWHLHNVSRILRLRCAYLNHSPLLSVNVLS, from the coding sequence ATCAAAACCCTAGTCGGAGAAGTGGAAATAAGCCAAAAACAAGCCAGAAAACTAAAGGTGTCGCCAAAAATCGTCTTAAGTCCAGGTTTAGAGAAATGCTGTCTAAGAGCCAGTGCGAAAACATCCTACCAACAAGCAGAAGAAGATATAGAGGAGTTGATGGGGATAAAAGTAGGACATAGCAGTTTACATCGCTTGGTAGAACGGACAGAACTGCCCTTAGCTCAAGCTCAGTCAGAGAGTGCGGGGGTCAGTATAGATGGGGGAAAGATTTGTCTGCGGGGCGAGGAGAAGGAAGGGGGACAGTGGCGAGATTATAAACTGGTGAGTCTTCATGGCAATGTCTGTGAAGCCTTTTTCCAAGACCCAGAGGGCTTAAAGAATTGGAGCAATGTTCAACCTTTGTCCCCAATAGTGACCTTTTTGGGAGATGGTCATCCCGCAATCTGGAATGCGGTAGAGAGTTTCGCCACTCAATCGTGGCTGATACGACGAGAGGTGTTGGATTGGTATCATCTCAAGGAGAATCTGTTCAAAGTGGGTGGCTCTCTCAAACGGCTAGAAGCAGTGGAGCATTTACTGTGGCGGGGTTTTGTGAACAAGGCAATAGATGCGTTTGATGGAGTCAAAAGCAAGAGGGCAAAGAATTTTCAAGCCTATTTGACGAAGCATTATCAGCGTATCCCTGATTACCAATACTATCAACAGCTTGGTATTGTGATTGGTTCTGGTGATGTGGAGTCTAAGATTAAACAGGTGGGAGCTAGGGTTAAATTGTCGGGAGCACGTTGGCATCTTCATAATGTTTCTCGTATTCTTCGGCTACGATGTGCTTATCTCAATCACTCTCCTCTTTTGAGTGTCAATGTATTATCTTAA
- a CDS encoding glycine zipper domain-containing protein translates to MAPKIQRISLGLLSSILLPTNLVLAQQQFPEPFAYPTKGQTPEQQQQDHFACYSWAKQQTGVDPSQLSTATTTQSSQQGQVVQGAAKGSLLGVVGGAIGGNVGEGAAIGAGVGALAGLFRKREEQQQQAQVQAQTTKAEQQQLQTYYSAWTACMQGRGYTVN, encoded by the coding sequence ATGGCTCCCAAAATCCAAAGAATTAGCCTAGGGCTTTTAAGTTCTATTTTATTACCGACGAATTTAGTGTTAGCTCAACAGCAATTCCCTGAACCTTTTGCCTACCCGACCAAAGGGCAAACCCCAGAACAACAACAACAGGATCATTTTGCTTGCTATAGTTGGGCAAAACAACAAACAGGGGTTGATCCTTCCCAATTGTCCACTGCTACCACTACTCAATCTTCCCAACAAGGTCAAGTGGTACAAGGAGCCGCAAAAGGTTCTCTCCTCGGTGTCGTTGGTGGGGCGATCGGCGGAAATGTGGGAGAAGGCGCAGCGATCGGTGCAGGCGTGGGAGCTTTAGCTGGATTATTTCGGAAGCGGGAAGAACAACAGCAACAGGCTCAAGTTCAAGCCCAGACAACTAAAGCAGAACAACAACAATTGCAAACCTACTATAGTGCATGGACAGCTTGTATGCAGGGACGCGGTTATACCGTTAATTAA
- a CDS encoding NAAT family transporter, with the protein MEFSFLSNFAITLFALLNPIGMLPVFISYTANERKEVQRLVALFVSLTVMALLLVFLLIGAPILQFFGVSLNSFRIAGGILLLIIGIGIVNGKSSDNKEEIVTTAASNYLTQAKSIYSQIVIPMAMPLLVGPGVIANVILYSSEASSKIGTGLAIELILMIVLVSFLVFAILAAGKFLQKMIGNIGLNITQRIMGLFVAAIGVQFMVTGIINIFVSKIIPELSKIK; encoded by the coding sequence ATGGAATTTTCATTTTTAAGTAACTTTGCCATTACGCTTTTTGCGCTCCTAAATCCGATAGGAATGTTACCTGTTTTTATTAGTTATACAGCCAATGAACGAAAGGAAGTACAACGTCTAGTAGCTCTTTTTGTTTCTCTTACGGTAATGGCTTTGCTATTGGTTTTTCTGCTGATTGGTGCGCCCATTCTTCAGTTTTTTGGTGTTAGCTTAAATTCCTTTCGGATTGCTGGGGGAATATTACTATTGATTATTGGGATTGGTATTGTTAACGGGAAATCATCGGATAACAAAGAAGAAATTGTTACCACAGCCGCGAGTAATTATTTAACTCAAGCTAAGTCAATTTATAGTCAAATTGTCATTCCAATGGCCATGCCTTTATTAGTCGGGCCTGGGGTAATTGCTAATGTTATTCTTTATTCCAGCGAAGCATCTTCAAAAATCGGTACTGGCCTCGCCATTGAACTAATTTTGATGATAGTTTTGGTTAGTTTTTTAGTATTTGCTATTCTTGCGGCGGGTAAATTCTTACAAAAAATGATAGGTAACATTGGACTAAATATTACTCAACGAATTATGGGACTGTTTGTCGCCGCGATCGGGGTTCAATTTATGGTTACAGGTATCATTAATATTTTTGTTAGTAAGATTATTCCTGAATTATCTAAAATTAAATAG
- a CDS encoding DUF1269 domain-containing protein has protein sequence MADLTVWKFNSSDEARNVLNKLADLQKQHLIEIQDAAIVTWPEGKKKPKTEQSVPLVGLGALDGAFWGMLFGLIFFVPIFGAAVGAIAGAVSGHFKDYGIDDDFIKEVRDKVTEGSSALFLLTGKVTLDKVEDSLKGETAELIRSNLSNEQEAKLREHFSVA, from the coding sequence ATGGCCGACCTAACAGTATGGAAATTTAATTCCTCGGATGAGGCGCGTAACGTCCTTAACAAACTCGCAGACCTCCAAAAACAGCACTTGATTGAAATTCAAGATGCAGCGATCGTGACTTGGCCTGAAGGGAAAAAGAAACCCAAGACTGAGCAATCAGTTCCTTTAGTTGGCTTGGGAGCCTTAGATGGAGCTTTTTGGGGGATGCTGTTTGGTCTCATTTTCTTTGTCCCCATTTTTGGGGCAGCCGTCGGGGCGATCGCTGGAGCAGTATCGGGACACTTCAAAGACTACGGCATTGATGATGATTTCATCAAAGAAGTTCGCGACAAGGTAACGGAAGGCTCCTCCGCCCTATTTTTACTCACGGGGAAAGTTACCCTCGATAAGGTGGAAGACTCGCTAAAAGGAGAAACTGCCGAACTGATCCGCTCCAATCTTTCCAATGAACAGGAAGCGAAGTTACGCGAGCATTTTAGCGTAGCTTAG
- a CDS encoding neuromedin U, translating into MKQLSPLIKLYPRLIFVGFCFGAIAQSVSATSPPNTDVVDPPPTIYLPIDSTVIETSPEIFISSITEIDTNPQRDLAILSGIVLPSIPIESSSFQSGISTYAKDSFPDEIQTREFITAQTETLPEDSTTPEQSNPAESTESPEEPPQKDSTKAAESVEELARKAQNPIANLISVPFQNNTNFGVGPLDRTQNVLNIQPVIPVSLSDDLLLITRTIVPIIYQPEPPTGGGGTFGLGDMNPQFYFSPKTSSNITWGVGPTFLLPTATSQVLGQGKWGIGPAAVIVVTTKQFVFGAVANNIWSVAGDSDRPDVSQLTFQPFINYNMKDGWYLVSAPILTANWEASGGNQWTVPLGGGFGRVFAIGEQKVNAQLQAFWNVVKPDAGPDWTLRGQFQLLFPK; encoded by the coding sequence ATGAAGCAATTAAGCCCACTAATTAAACTCTACCCTCGGTTAATATTTGTCGGATTCTGTTTCGGCGCGATCGCCCAATCCGTTTCCGCAACCTCTCCTCCGAATACTGATGTCGTCGATCCCCCGCCAACGATTTATTTACCCATTGATTCGACTGTTATTGAGACAAGTCCAGAAATATTTATTTCATCAATAACTGAAATTGACACAAACCCCCAAAGAGATCTCGCTATCCTGTCAGGAATTGTTTTACCGTCTATTCCTATTGAAAGTTCGAGTTTTCAATCTGGAATTAGCACCTATGCCAAGGACTCATTTCCTGATGAAATTCAAACAAGGGAGTTCATCACTGCTCAGACAGAAACTCTTCCAGAGGACTCAACAACTCCTGAGCAAAGCAATCCTGCTGAATCAACAGAATCCCCAGAGGAGCCACCCCAGAAGGACTCTACTAAGGCGGCTGAATCGGTAGAAGAATTAGCTAGGAAGGCACAAAACCCGATCGCTAACTTGATCAGTGTACCCTTTCAAAACAATACGAATTTTGGCGTTGGGCCGCTAGACAGAACCCAGAATGTCTTGAATATCCAACCCGTTATTCCCGTTTCTCTCAGCGATGATTTACTGCTGATTACCCGTACCATCGTGCCAATTATTTACCAGCCCGAACCACCGACTGGGGGAGGAGGAACTTTTGGTTTGGGAGACATGAATCCCCAATTCTATTTCAGTCCTAAAACATCCAGTAACATTACCTGGGGGGTGGGGCCAACTTTTCTTCTGCCCACAGCAACCAGTCAAGTTTTAGGGCAGGGAAAATGGGGAATTGGCCCTGCTGCTGTCATTGTGGTCACGACTAAACAATTTGTTTTCGGGGCAGTTGCCAACAATATCTGGTCTGTTGCAGGAGATAGCGATCGCCCTGATGTTAGCCAATTAACCTTTCAGCCTTTTATTAATTACAACATGAAAGACGGTTGGTATTTGGTCAGTGCGCCCATTTTAACGGCGAATTGGGAGGCTTCGGGGGGGAATCAGTGGACTGTCCCCTTGGGAGGTGGCTTTGGTCGCGTCTTTGCGATTGGTGAACAAAAGGTTAATGCACAGCTACAGGCGTTTTGGAATGTGGTCAAACCCGACGCTGGGCCTGATTGGACTTTGCGAGGGCAGTTTCAGTTACTTTTCCCTAAATAA
- a CDS encoding alpha/beta hydrolase — translation MINLSQKILLTLGFGLLALFPSFPISAAEKIKFSIFPLGDFALSVKSLETFAEDGKITPELAFYANHLTPEELTKFRNLLNKSFPLSSIEAFQFFNTSFGKEIIKQLSLAINSPADQSQPFLQGAIISAAVNPNGFKIIDVLKNYGSPILALDLETIRNTINEADNLYQIGNRVFEWLDRQASTETLPNNSINLSDLSQAGKNTWTSETLTIPRPNKDPITAFVYLPQKLAKLAPIVVIAPGLNSDFQALSYVAQHLASHGFATVGIDFPESDNQRMLDALQGLDTFPNPNAWMDQPKDVSLVLNTLEQKMESDPNWRSKLDLKNVGILGHSLGGYTATAIGGARVQWSDIVKKCATLDDPNQINLNPALLWQCQGIDGAPPMGDLQDPRIKAVIAINPVTNPAFGKQGVNQLSVPMMFIAGSSDIFAPPLPEQIAPFAALNKQDKYLLLVKNSTHLSFTQGTDKLPDFIVGPGQKLAYDYLKSIGLAFFNLYLNQQPEFQPYLTDAVIQKMGKEPLPLHLIKSLTQEQLDEAIKPTN, via the coding sequence ATGATCAATCTAAGCCAAAAAATATTACTAACATTAGGATTTGGATTACTTGCTCTTTTTCCCTCTTTTCCTATTTCAGCCGCAGAAAAAATCAAATTTTCAATTTTTCCACTGGGAGATTTTGCTCTTTCTGTTAAGAGCTTAGAAACTTTTGCCGAGGATGGTAAAATTACTCCCGAACTTGCTTTTTATGCAAATCATCTTACTCCCGAAGAATTAACAAAATTTCGTAACTTACTCAATAAATCTTTCCCCTTAAGTTCCATAGAAGCTTTTCAATTTTTTAATACTAGTTTTGGCAAAGAAATTATTAAACAATTAAGTTTAGCGATTAATAGTCCAGCCGATCAAAGTCAACCTTTTTTACAGGGTGCAATTATTTCCGCCGCCGTCAATCCTAATGGGTTTAAAATTATTGATGTTCTTAAAAATTATGGTAGTCCAATCCTCGCTCTTGATCTAGAAACGATTCGCAATACAATCAATGAAGCGGATAATTTGTACCAAATAGGAAATCGAGTTTTTGAGTGGTTAGATCGTCAAGCTTCAACTGAAACATTACCGAATAATTCTATTAATTTATCTGATTTATCCCAAGCGGGAAAAAATACCTGGACATCGGAAACTTTGACAATTCCTAGACCGAACAAAGATCCTATAACTGCCTTTGTTTATCTTCCTCAAAAGTTAGCAAAACTGGCTCCCATTGTGGTTATTGCGCCTGGGTTAAATTCTGATTTTCAAGCCTTAAGTTATGTCGCCCAACATTTAGCTTCTCATGGCTTTGCTACCGTCGGCATTGACTTTCCTGAAAGTGACAATCAAAGAATGCTGGATGCCCTACAAGGTTTGGATACTTTTCCCAATCCTAATGCCTGGATGGATCAACCTAAAGATGTAAGTTTGGTGTTAAATACTTTAGAACAAAAAATGGAATCCGATCCCAATTGGCGGAGCAAATTAGACCTTAAAAATGTGGGAATTCTGGGTCACTCCTTGGGGGGATACACGGCAACGGCGATCGGTGGGGCTAGGGTTCAATGGTCAGATATTGTAAAAAAATGTGCCACTTTGGATGATCCCAATCAAATTAACCTAAATCCCGCCTTACTCTGGCAATGTCAAGGAATCGACGGTGCGCCTCCGATGGGAGATCTTCAAGATCCTAGAATTAAGGCCGTGATTGCCATTAATCCTGTCACCAATCCCGCCTTTGGAAAGCAGGGAGTTAATCAACTGTCTGTGCCAATGATGTTTATTGCAGGAAGTTCCGATATTTTCGCGCCTCCTTTACCTGAACAAATTGCGCCTTTTGCCGCTCTGAATAAACAGGATAAATATTTACTTTTAGTGAAAAATTCAACTCATTTATCATTCACTCAAGGAACCGATAAGTTACCTGATTTTATTGTAGGGCCAGGACAAAAATTAGCCTATGATTATCTCAAAAGTATTGGTTTAGCTTTCTTTAATCTTTATTTAAATCAACAACCAGAATTCCAGCCCTATTTAACCGATGCGGTGATCCAAAAAATGGGAAAAGAACCTCTTCCATTGCATTTAATTAAATCCTTAACTCAGGAACAACTTGATGAAGCAATTAAGCCCACTAATTAA
- a CDS encoding ISL3 family transposase, with the protein MWINLDELLGLPKVTVVNYREIDGALFLKLKMKNEVMECPNCHKELEDINQIEYNLVRDLSLLGKKVYLEVPRRQFHCEKCQKYITERLDFMRLRKHYTIRYEEKIYEQVKKKNVEEVRQEEEISWGTLESIFEEYAKQAEKKEWELPEKISLDEFSNRKGKKDFITTVIDINKKELLEVIKGHKKEEIIEALKVQPARVRENVKEVSVDMWEGFTSAIKELFVNAKIVYDRFHVMKNINEELNKLRKKMNIHKKGLTYLLWKNKEELKEEKREELEEILKMYPCLGIAYEMKEEIRDIYEHSRTTNGARRKFEKWMRTASLLYKKSVGMLKTHLTGICNYFENHTTNGLTEGMNTKIKLIKRKSYGFANFEHLRLKLLACFNS; encoded by the coding sequence ATGTGGATAAACTTGGATGAGCTACTAGGTTTGCCAAAGGTAACAGTCGTAAACTATCGAGAAATAGATGGTGCTTTGTTCTTAAAATTAAAAATGAAAAACGAAGTAATGGAATGTCCAAATTGTCATAAAGAATTGGAAGATATAAATCAAATAGAATATAATTTGGTTCGGGATTTATCCCTATTGGGAAAGAAAGTATATCTGGAAGTGCCCCGCCGCCAGTTCCATTGTGAAAAATGTCAGAAATACATAACAGAAAGACTGGACTTTATGCGGCTAAGAAAACATTATACAATTCGTTATGAAGAAAAGATTTATGAGCAAGTAAAAAAGAAAAATGTAGAAGAGGTAAGGCAAGAAGAAGAAATAAGTTGGGGAACATTGGAATCAATATTTGAAGAGTATGCAAAGCAGGCAGAAAAGAAGGAATGGGAATTACCAGAAAAGATAAGTTTAGACGAATTTAGTAATAGAAAAGGAAAAAAAGACTTTATTACAACAGTGATAGATATAAATAAAAAGGAATTGTTAGAAGTAATAAAAGGACACAAAAAAGAAGAGATAATAGAAGCCCTAAAAGTGCAGCCAGCAAGGGTTAGAGAGAATGTAAAGGAAGTAAGTGTGGATATGTGGGAGGGATTTACGTCAGCAATAAAGGAGTTATTTGTAAATGCTAAAATCGTCTATGATAGATTTCATGTAATGAAAAATATAAATGAAGAATTGAATAAATTGAGAAAGAAAATGAATATCCATAAAAAGGGTTTAACATACCTATTATGGAAAAATAAAGAAGAGTTAAAAGAAGAAAAAAGAGAAGAGTTAGAAGAGATATTGAAAATGTATCCTTGTTTAGGAATAGCGTATGAAATGAAGGAAGAGATTAGAGATATTTATGAGCATTCAAGAACGACAAATGGTGCAAGGAGAAAATTTGAAAAATGGATGAGAACAGCGAGCCTACTCTATAAAAAAAGTGTGGGTATGCTGAAAACTCATTTGACAGGTATATGCAATTATTTTGAAAACCATACAACTAATGGATTAACGGAAGGGATGAATACAAAAATTAAATTAATAAAAAGGAAAAGTTATGGATTTGCTAATTTTGAGCATCTACGGCTTAAATTGTTAGCTTGCTTTAACTCGTAA
- a CDS encoding energy transducer TonB, translated as MQGKFQEILAQIGMVVSPEVSNESTLQSTLLQETTEGYVKTYLELLPDGTAKVIIESGFPLFEESTEEIASRIINAQQSLLTE; from the coding sequence ATGCAAGGAAAATTTCAAGAAATCTTAGCGCAAATAGGTATGGTTGTCAGCCCTGAAGTTTCCAACGAGTCAACCCTCCAATCAACCCTCCTACAAGAAACAACTGAAGGTTACGTCAAAACCTATCTAGAATTGCTTCCTGATGGGACAGCTAAAGTTATCATCGAAAGTGGATTTCCTCTATTTGAAGAATCAACCGAGGAAATAGCTTCTCGAATCATTAATGCACAACAATCTTTATTAACCGAATAG